The Brockia lithotrophica genome includes a window with the following:
- a CDS encoding Ribosomal large subunit pseudouridine synthase D, with translation MNRGGWADVPGVSFRVVTWEAGKDVRAFLRGRGFSRRLVRQLAEAGSVRVDGLPWTPGGRPFLLSAGQRVDVAFPPPPERHVEPVSGPLAVAYEDEDILVVDKPPGLLVHPLPWERGDSLLGRVYAYLLSTRGPSWYPHLVHRLDRPTSGLVLVALHPRAKHALSRALAAGRVRRGYAALLTGDLPADAGTIEGGIRRRTGSLLLREVHPQGRAAQTHFEVVRRCGRATWVRAILGSGRTHQIRVHFSSLGYPVVGDGLYGGRYGGREEVGENRTAPDKFGDEASKAEPPVLRRIALHAEVLRFPDLRGRGERAVVSPVPGDLRAIWEEICGRGPAAGEGGA, from the coding sequence GTGAACCGCGGGGGATGGGCGGACGTCCCCGGCGTTTCGTTCCGAGTGGTCACGTGGGAAGCGGGGAAGGACGTCCGCGCTTTCCTCCGGGGAAGGGGGTTCTCCAGGCGCCTCGTTCGGCAGCTTGCGGAGGCGGGAAGCGTACGCGTAGACGGTTTGCCCTGGACGCCGGGTGGGCGACCCTTTCTCTTGTCCGCGGGGCAACGCGTCGACGTCGCCTTTCCGCCGCCGCCGGAGAGGCACGTGGAGCCGGTTTCGGGTCCACTGGCCGTGGCTTACGAAGACGAGGACATCCTCGTGGTCGATAAGCCCCCGGGGCTCCTCGTACACCCCCTCCCTTGGGAACGAGGGGACAGCCTCCTTGGCCGCGTGTACGCGTACCTGCTGTCGACCCGCGGCCCCTCGTGGTACCCGCACCTCGTGCACCGCCTCGATCGCCCCACGTCCGGCCTCGTCCTCGTAGCGCTGCACCCTAGGGCAAAGCACGCCCTTTCGCGCGCCCTTGCCGCAGGTCGAGTACGCCGGGGCTACGCCGCCCTGTTGACCGGGGACCTTCCCGCCGACGCGGGGACGATCGAAGGAGGGATCCGCCGTCGTACGGGATCTCTCCTCTTGCGCGAGGTGCACCCCCAAGGGCGGGCGGCGCAGACGCACTTCGAGGTCGTGAGGCGTTGCGGCCGGGCCACGTGGGTGCGGGCGATTTTGGGAAGCGGACGAACGCACCAAATCCGCGTTCACTTCTCGTCCTTGGGGTACCCCGTGGTCGGAGACGGTTTGTACGGAGGGAGATACGGAGGGAGAGAGGAAGTCGGGGAAAACCGCACCGCTCCGGACAAATTCGGGGACGAAGCTTCGAAGGCCGAACCGCCGGTCCTCCGGCGCATCGCCCTGCACGCGGAAGTCCTCCGCTTTCCCGACCTCCGCGGGAGGGGGGAACGCGCGGTCGTGTCGCCGGTGCCGGGCGACCTACGCGCGATCTGGGAAGAGATCTGCGGGCGCGGACCCGCGGCGGGGGAGGGTGGCGCATGA
- a CDS encoding Molybdenum cofactor biosynthesis protein MoaC yields the protein MERELSHIGEHGRARMVDVTAKPETERVAVAVARVQMQAETLRRIQEGGIAKGDVLAVAQVAGVLAAKRTWELIPMCHPLPITSVDIDFAFFPEERVLEIRAEVKTTAKTGVEMEALTAVQVAALTVYDMVKAIDRTLVLGPAYLLEKRGGKSGDYVRTEPLPRSCV from the coding sequence ATGGAGCGCGAACTGAGCCACATCGGAGAGCACGGGCGGGCGCGCATGGTGGACGTCACCGCAAAACCGGAGACCGAACGCGTTGCCGTAGCCGTGGCCCGCGTACAGATGCAGGCGGAAACCCTTCGCAGGATCCAAGAAGGGGGAATCGCCAAAGGAGACGTCCTCGCCGTCGCCCAGGTTGCGGGGGTCCTGGCCGCGAAGCGCACGTGGGAACTCATCCCCATGTGCCACCCCCTACCCATCACCTCCGTGGACATCGACTTCGCCTTCTTCCCCGAGGAGCGCGTCCTCGAGATTCGCGCCGAAGTGAAGACGACGGCGAAGACGGGCGTGGAAATGGAAGCGCTTACGGCCGTGCAGGTTGCGGCGCTTACGGTGTATGATATGGTCAAGGCGATCGATCGGACGCTCGTCCTCGGTCCGGCGTACCTCCTCGAAAAGCGAGGCGGGAAGTCCGGCGACTACGTAAGGACCGAGCCGCTCCCGCGATCGTGCGTCTAG
- a CDS encoding Molybdopterin biosynthesis protein MoeA, which yields MPVTERTPIPYEEAIARILAHVPPPKPVEVPLAEAAGRVFLDTLVADFSLPPFRRAGADGFAVRSRDVERASPERPVRLRIVAELPAGRTYDAPLGAAEAVRLMTGAAFPEGADTLVRLEDGEVEGEALVVRRPVPPGRDVFEAGEDIRQGEVLLRPGDFLTPGAISVLATFGRTRVRVGRRPRVGILVTGDELLAPDEPLVPGKIRESNSFMLGAQLAMLGMGAHAYGVVPDERELLYARVRSALEEVDVLITTGGVAVGDYDLIPETFRRVGGEILFDCLAFRPGQLTTVAHVDGRMLFGLSGNPGAAFVGFHIFVRPYVLAFMGLSPERARPPRVAAVLEEAIPGRRRLPVYARGCYRWESGRVLARTLGPGSSSYLSTLVRANALLYLPAGEDLPKGTEVETVLLDVSPH from the coding sequence ATGCCCGTAACCGAACGTACGCCGATTCCCTACGAGGAGGCCATCGCGAGGATCTTGGCCCACGTGCCGCCGCCGAAGCCGGTGGAAGTTCCGCTGGCGGAGGCAGCGGGACGCGTGTTCCTCGACACCCTCGTGGCGGACTTCTCCCTTCCTCCGTTTCGTCGTGCGGGTGCCGACGGGTTTGCCGTCCGGAGCCGTGACGTCGAGAGGGCTTCCCCGGAACGGCCCGTTCGCCTGCGCATCGTCGCGGAACTCCCCGCGGGACGGACGTACGACGCACCGCTTGGCGCGGCGGAGGCCGTGCGCCTCATGACCGGCGCGGCCTTTCCGGAAGGAGCCGATACCCTCGTACGCCTCGAGGACGGGGAAGTCGAGGGCGAGGCGCTCGTCGTCCGACGTCCGGTCCCCCCGGGGCGCGACGTGTTTGAGGCGGGAGAGGACATCCGCCAGGGTGAAGTTCTCCTCCGCCCCGGCGATTTCCTCACGCCGGGGGCGATTTCCGTGCTTGCGACGTTTGGCCGAACGCGTGTCCGCGTAGGGCGTCGACCCCGCGTAGGAATCCTCGTCACGGGCGACGAACTCCTCGCCCCCGACGAACCGCTCGTGCCGGGTAAGATCCGCGAGTCCAACTCCTTCATGCTCGGGGCTCAGCTCGCCATGCTGGGGATGGGTGCCCACGCCTACGGCGTCGTCCCCGACGAACGAGAGCTCCTCTACGCCCGCGTCCGCTCGGCGCTCGAGGAAGTCGACGTGCTCATCACGACGGGGGGCGTTGCCGTCGGCGACTACGACTTGATTCCCGAGACGTTCCGGCGCGTGGGCGGGGAAATCCTCTTTGACTGCCTCGCCTTTCGTCCCGGACAACTCACGACGGTCGCACACGTCGACGGGCGCATGCTCTTCGGCCTTTCGGGCAACCCCGGGGCCGCCTTTGTCGGCTTCCACATCTTCGTGCGTCCCTACGTCCTCGCCTTCATGGGCCTTTCCCCGGAACGCGCTCGACCCCCCCGGGTGGCCGCCGTACTCGAGGAGGCGATTCCGGGACGCAGGCGGCTCCCCGTCTACGCCCGCGGTTGCTACCGCTGGGAAAGCGGTCGCGTCTTGGCGCGGACGCTCGGACCCGGTTCCTCTTCTTACCTTTCCACCCTCGTCCGTGCCAACGCCCTCCTCTACCTGCCCGCAGGGGAAGATCTGCCCAAGGGGACAGAGGTGGAAACCGTCCTCCTCGATGTTTCCCCGCACTGA
- a CDS encoding Molybdenum cofactor biosynthesis protein MoaE, with product MDQRGTVGDLELPLWREVEWGRFGLVREPIDPGPLLEFVTRPEMGAVVLFLGVGREWTEGRRTLSLSYEAYESMALKTLEEIGGEVRARWPEVRMAVVHRLGPIAISEASVAIATASPHRAEAYAANRYVIDRVKEITPIWKKEHREDGEAWILGHTPGVSPKGR from the coding sequence ATGGACCAACGGGGAACGGTGGGGGATTTGGAACTCCCCCTCTGGCGAGAGGTGGAATGGGGGCGCTTCGGGCTCGTCCGGGAACCGATCGACCCCGGCCCTCTTTTGGAGTTCGTAACCCGTCCGGAGATGGGGGCGGTGGTCCTCTTTTTGGGAGTCGGCCGTGAATGGACGGAAGGGCGGCGCACGCTTTCCCTTTCCTACGAGGCGTACGAGTCCATGGCGCTGAAGACCCTTGAGGAAATCGGCGGCGAGGTGCGCGCGCGCTGGCCGGAGGTGCGGATGGCCGTCGTCCACCGCCTCGGCCCGATCGCGATTTCCGAAGCCTCTGTCGCGATTGCTACGGCTTCTCCTCACCGCGCCGAAGCGTACGCGGCCAACCGCTACGTGATCGATCGCGTGAAGGAGATCACGCCGATCTGGAAAAAGGAACACCGGGAGGACGGGGAGGCTTGGATTTTGGGGCACACGCCGGGCGTGTCCCCGAAAGGCAGGTGA
- a CDS encoding Twin-arginine translocation protein TatC, with the protein MRKREDPYGPEKRMTITEHLGELRQRLIRILFFFLFSGVLGIFLSSKILPLLNPVGIPWYAFAPSDAITLYLKVGIYFALFVTIPYALWEIYLFVRPGLTEEEAKIAIRYIPLTVLAFLVGILFTYAVLFPVLFDVLTWFNNQLDLPLLLSANAYISFFFRLALPVSLIFEVPVIVLFFGQIGVFDHASLVRLRPYVYFAGALLVVFGFRGDLLSSFFALLPFFFLFELSVFVAWLAEKLHLYRGKSPPPSAGGGSSAAPEATETPPRFEGSGGQGEAGGVYEGNPPFPSAAEVVSDPPLRP; encoded by the coding sequence GTGCGCAAACGCGAGGATCCCTACGGACCGGAAAAGCGGATGACCATCACGGAACACCTGGGGGAACTGCGGCAGCGGCTCATCCGCATCCTCTTCTTTTTCCTCTTTTCCGGCGTCCTCGGGATTTTTCTTTCCAGCAAGATCCTCCCGCTTTTAAACCCCGTGGGGATTCCGTGGTACGCCTTCGCACCTTCGGACGCGATCACCCTCTACCTCAAGGTGGGGATTTACTTTGCCCTGTTCGTGACCATTCCGTACGCCCTGTGGGAGATCTACCTCTTCGTTCGCCCGGGGCTCACGGAGGAAGAGGCGAAGATCGCCATCCGCTACATCCCCCTTACGGTCCTCGCGTTCCTCGTGGGCATCCTGTTCACCTACGCGGTTCTCTTTCCCGTCCTCTTCGACGTCCTCACCTGGTTCAACAACCAACTCGACTTGCCCCTCCTCCTCAGCGCCAATGCGTACATCAGCTTCTTCTTCCGCCTCGCCCTACCGGTGTCCCTCATCTTCGAGGTTCCCGTGATCGTACTCTTCTTCGGGCAGATCGGCGTCTTCGACCACGCCTCCCTCGTGCGCCTTCGTCCTTACGTGTACTTCGCCGGCGCACTTCTCGTGGTCTTCGGCTTCCGCGGGGATCTCTTGTCGAGCTTCTTCGCCCTTCTGCCGTTTTTCTTCCTCTTCGAGCTGAGCGTCTTCGTCGCCTGGCTCGCCGAAAAGCTCCACCTGTATCGGGGAAAGTCGCCCCCTCCCTCGGCGGGTGGGGGAAGTTCTGCGGCGCCGGAGGCGACGGAAACTCCCCCCCGTTTCGAAGGAAGTGGTGGGCAAGGAGAGGCAGGTGGGGTGTACGAGGGCAACCCTCCCTTCCCCTCGGCCGCCGAAGTCGTCTCCGATCCTCCGCTTCGTCCCTAA
- a CDS encoding Molybdenum cofactor biosynthesis protein MoaD codes for MSAPWIRIRLFSAVSERIGRRELEFPFREGITVGDLRAALAERYPEAQDLWEISAFAVDEAYASDEDPVAPGALVAVIPPVSGG; via the coding sequence GTGTCCGCTCCTTGGATCCGCATTCGCCTCTTTTCCGCCGTCTCCGAGCGCATCGGCCGGCGTGAACTTGAGTTTCCCTTCCGGGAAGGAATCACCGTAGGAGATCTCCGGGCCGCTCTCGCGGAACGTTACCCCGAAGCCCAAGACCTGTGGGAGATTTCCGCGTTTGCCGTGGACGAAGCGTACGCCTCGGATGAAGACCCGGTTGCCCCGGGAGCCCTTGTGGCCGTGATCCCCCCGGTGAGCGGCGGTTGA
- a CDS encoding Formate dehydrogenase accessory protein FdhD, with protein MKGMPEEYTLELIVEGVAAGSFQITPEDLEDWLAGFLYANRMIEVPEDIRDVGFVRRGYVLEARVALRDPLRARRTWERAGQELARFIGVGDGCESLRSALRASEVYPVRGAWRGTIDEVKDYMTMMVRSMEKYKATGGVHGAAIVTQGGELVLREDVGRHNAVDKVIGYALRHGIPGEEILLLGTGRLTLQMILKAARYGIGIAASRSAATHQAVLLARELGMDVLGYVRGGNAILYTSGGRLEGGKVGRELASSL; from the coding sequence ATGAAGGGCATGCCCGAGGAGTACACGCTGGAGCTCATCGTGGAGGGGGTCGCTGCGGGGTCGTTTCAGATCACGCCGGAAGATCTCGAGGATTGGCTCGCCGGCTTTTTGTATGCCAACCGGATGATCGAAGTGCCCGAAGACATCCGCGACGTGGGGTTCGTGCGGCGCGGTTACGTCCTCGAGGCTCGCGTGGCGCTTCGCGACCCGCTGCGGGCGCGGCGCACCTGGGAGCGGGCGGGCCAGGAACTCGCCCGATTCATCGGCGTCGGGGACGGATGCGAGAGCTTGCGCTCGGCTTTGCGGGCTTCGGAGGTCTACCCCGTGCGCGGCGCTTGGCGCGGCACGATTGACGAGGTCAAGGACTACATGACGATGATGGTGCGCTCCATGGAGAAGTACAAGGCCACGGGTGGGGTGCACGGGGCGGCCATCGTCACCCAAGGGGGTGAGCTCGTCCTTCGGGAAGATGTGGGACGACACAACGCGGTGGACAAGGTGATCGGCTACGCCTTGCGGCACGGGATACCCGGGGAGGAAATCCTCCTCCTCGGAACGGGGAGGCTCACGCTCCAAATGATCCTCAAGGCGGCGCGCTACGGCATCGGGATCGCCGCTTCACGCAGTGCGGCGACGCATCAGGCGGTCCTCCTTGCGAGAGAACTCGGGATGGACGTCCTCGGCTACGTCCGCGGCGGCAATGCAATCCTCTACACCTCGGGCGGCCGGCTCGAGGGGGGCAAGGTGGGAAGAGAGCTCGCCAGCTCACTCTAA
- a CDS encoding Formate dehydrogenase, alpha subunit gives MAVITRREFLKRAGFAVTAASIFGLSGAQKAFARTAKIQLDIKKGKTYPTVCPYCSVGCGMLATSVDGKIVHIEGNPDSPINRGTLCSKGSAALQLVNNPARNTKVLYRRPGGTEWEEKPYDWALDRVAQLIKETRDRTFVEKDNDGNLIMATPAIAHLGGSTNENEWIYLHIKLLRALGVVNVDDNARLCHASTVPALSASLGRGAMTLAVQDLYNSDVVVIMGSNMAENHPVGFRWVLKAKEERGAKLIVVDPRFTRTASAADKYVPIRPGTDIVFLGALVNYILQNDLYFKEYVVNYTNAPFLVNENFKDTEDLEGLFVGYDPEKGVYNQKLWDFEREELVPASQEPKTLTERVAQKLRVGLPKRDDTLQHPRTVFQILKRHYSRYTPEMVEKICGVSKEDFLYVAKTLAEVGRPDKTAAFVYSMGWTQHTVGAQIIRTSTILLGLLGSIGRPGGGIAAMRGHSNVQGASDFPLLANYLMGYIAFPQKGANSLEEYLLKVTKPTGWWANTPKYVVSLLKAWFGEHATPDNDFGFNSLPRAFGDHTTFGILDQMRQGIVEGLIQMGQNIAASGVHASFIRTDALPKLKWMVIVDPFLTESATFWKDAPEVAEGKLKPEEIQTEIFVFPAAAFAEKTGSITNTGRTAQWREKAGKSPEDARGDLYFTYELGKRLKKLYANSTNPRDWAIQHLTWDYEGSDPNEGPDILKILKEINGYNVADGSHVKGFLELKDDGSTACGNWIYAGIYPDPTTNRAASRDPQGRYALNWGFTWPANRHILYNRASADPSGRPWAENKKLIWWDEAQKKWVGDDVPDFPAAKAPTAEAKPDGIGLDAHSGRDPFIMMADGRLGIFASLADGPLPTHYEPVETPVGNLLYPKYPHNPVTVYYKKIPRNVLHGVANEKYPYIISTYRLTEHWHGGAMSRNLPWLSELMPELFAEISPELAKTIGVKNGDWVEITTERGHVRARALVTRRIRPYVVDGRVYQVVGLPIHWGFAGAVVKGDITNDLTAIVGEPNSRIHEAKVFTCNIRKVEG, from the coding sequence ATGGCCGTCATCACGAGACGCGAATTTCTGAAGCGCGCGGGATTTGCCGTGACCGCCGCTTCGATCTTTGGCCTTTCGGGGGCGCAAAAGGCCTTTGCCCGAACGGCGAAGATCCAGCTCGACATCAAGAAGGGCAAGACGTACCCGACGGTGTGCCCCTACTGCTCGGTAGGGTGCGGCATGCTTGCGACGTCCGTAGACGGCAAGATCGTCCACATCGAGGGCAACCCCGACAGCCCGATCAACCGCGGTACCCTGTGCTCGAAAGGTTCGGCCGCCCTCCAACTCGTGAACAACCCCGCGCGCAACACGAAGGTTCTCTACCGCCGCCCGGGAGGGACGGAGTGGGAAGAAAAGCCGTACGATTGGGCCCTCGACCGCGTTGCCCAGCTCATCAAGGAGACGCGTGACCGCACGTTTGTCGAGAAGGACAACGACGGAAACCTCATCATGGCCACGCCGGCCATCGCCCACCTCGGCGGCTCGACGAACGAAAACGAGTGGATCTACCTCCACATCAAGCTCCTTCGCGCCCTCGGTGTCGTGAACGTCGACGACAACGCCCGCCTCTGCCACGCCTCCACCGTTCCCGCCCTCTCGGCTTCCTTAGGCCGTGGTGCGATGACTCTCGCCGTGCAGGATCTGTACAACAGCGACGTGGTCGTCATCATGGGGTCGAACATGGCGGAAAACCACCCCGTAGGCTTCCGCTGGGTGCTCAAAGCCAAGGAGGAACGCGGGGCGAAGCTCATCGTCGTCGATCCGCGCTTCACGCGCACCGCTTCCGCGGCGGACAAGTACGTCCCCATTCGGCCGGGTACGGACATCGTCTTTCTCGGGGCGCTCGTGAACTACATCTTGCAAAACGACCTGTACTTCAAGGAATACGTCGTGAACTACACGAACGCTCCCTTCCTCGTGAACGAGAACTTCAAGGATACGGAGGATCTGGAAGGGCTCTTCGTCGGCTACGATCCGGAGAAAGGTGTCTACAACCAGAAACTCTGGGACTTTGAGCGCGAAGAGCTCGTTCCCGCTTCTCAAGAGCCCAAGACGCTTACGGAACGCGTCGCCCAAAAGCTCCGCGTCGGGCTGCCGAAGCGCGACGACACCTTGCAGCACCCGCGGACGGTCTTCCAGATCCTGAAGCGCCACTACAGCCGCTACACGCCGGAGATGGTGGAAAAGATCTGCGGCGTCTCCAAAGAGGACTTCCTCTACGTCGCCAAGACGCTTGCGGAGGTAGGTCGTCCGGACAAGACGGCGGCTTTTGTCTACTCCATGGGCTGGACACAGCACACGGTGGGAGCGCAGATCATCCGAACGTCGACGATCCTCCTCGGTCTTTTGGGGAGCATCGGGCGCCCCGGCGGCGGTATCGCCGCAATGCGCGGGCATTCCAACGTGCAGGGCGCTTCGGACTTCCCGCTCCTCGCCAACTACCTCATGGGCTACATCGCCTTCCCGCAGAAGGGCGCCAACAGCCTCGAGGAGTACCTCCTCAAGGTGACGAAGCCCACGGGGTGGTGGGCGAACACCCCGAAGTACGTCGTGAGTCTCCTCAAGGCGTGGTTTGGCGAACATGCCACGCCGGACAACGACTTCGGATTTAACTCCCTCCCGCGGGCCTTCGGCGACCACACGACCTTCGGGATCCTCGACCAGATGCGGCAGGGAATCGTCGAGGGTCTCATCCAGATGGGGCAAAACATCGCCGCGAGCGGGGTGCACGCTTCGTTCATCCGCACGGACGCTCTGCCCAAGCTCAAGTGGATGGTGATCGTCGACCCGTTCCTCACGGAGTCGGCGACCTTCTGGAAGGACGCGCCGGAGGTCGCGGAGGGGAAGCTCAAGCCCGAGGAAATTCAGACGGAGATCTTCGTCTTCCCCGCGGCCGCCTTTGCCGAAAAGACCGGGAGCATCACGAACACCGGACGCACGGCGCAGTGGCGGGAAAAGGCAGGAAAGTCTCCGGAAGACGCACGCGGCGACTTGTACTTCACGTACGAACTCGGGAAGCGGCTCAAGAAACTCTACGCGAACAGCACGAACCCCCGCGATTGGGCGATTCAGCACCTCACGTGGGACTACGAGGGAAGCGATCCGAACGAAGGTCCGGACATCCTCAAGATCCTCAAGGAGATCAACGGCTACAACGTTGCCGACGGCTCCCACGTGAAGGGCTTCCTCGAGCTCAAGGACGACGGCTCCACGGCGTGCGGGAACTGGATCTACGCGGGGATCTACCCGGACCCCACGACGAACCGCGCCGCTTCCCGCGATCCTCAGGGGCGCTACGCCCTGAACTGGGGCTTCACCTGGCCGGCGAACCGCCACATCCTCTACAACCGCGCCTCCGCCGACCCGAGCGGGCGCCCGTGGGCGGAAAACAAGAAGCTCATTTGGTGGGACGAGGCGCAAAAGAAGTGGGTCGGGGACGACGTGCCGGACTTCCCGGCGGCCAAGGCACCTACCGCGGAGGCGAAGCCCGACGGGATCGGCCTCGACGCCCATTCCGGAAGGGACCCGTTCATCATGATGGCCGACGGGCGCTTGGGGATCTTTGCCTCGCTCGCCGACGGGCCGCTTCCGACGCACTACGAACCCGTGGAGACGCCCGTGGGGAACCTCCTGTACCCGAAGTACCCGCACAACCCCGTGACGGTCTACTACAAGAAGATCCCGCGGAACGTCCTCCACGGGGTGGCGAACGAGAAGTACCCGTACATCATCTCCACGTACCGCCTCACGGAGCACTGGCACGGCGGCGCCATGTCGCGTAACCTCCCGTGGCTTTCGGAGCTCATGCCGGAACTCTTCGCGGAGATTTCGCCGGAGCTCGCCAAGACGATCGGAGTGAAGAACGGCGACTGGGTGGAGATCACCACCGAGCGCGGCCACGTGCGTGCCCGCGCCCTCGTCACGCGGCGCATCCGCCCCTACGTCGTCGACGGTCGGGTCTACCAGGTCGTGGGACTCCCGATCCACTGGGGGTTTGCCGGTGCGGTGGTGAAGGGCGACATCACGAACGACCTGACGGCCATCGTCGGCGAGCCGAACTCGCGCATCCACGAGGCCAAAGTCTTCACGTGCAACATCCGCAAGGTCGAAGGCTAA
- a CDS encoding Formate dehydrogenase, beta subunit: MEEHVGFSGDSYDNTLRLTATTWRHVKFIEQFDENHNGRWLFLSDSCKHCTDAACMSVCPTGAIVRTEFGSVYVQEDVCIGCGSCEKACPFGVIHVDARKRVAQKCTLCYDRLQHGMQPACAQACPTDAIRFGDVDELRKHARERVAQLQARGEDKARVYGEDIAGGLNVFYILLDEPKVYGLPEEVSVPNRENELPVLGVVGAVAAGLVGLAAVADARSDAPTIKEEGE, translated from the coding sequence ATGGAAGAGCACGTCGGCTTTTCCGGGGACAGCTACGACAACACGCTCCGCCTCACGGCGACCACCTGGCGCCACGTGAAGTTCATCGAGCAGTTCGACGAAAACCACAACGGGCGCTGGCTCTTCCTTTCCGATTCCTGCAAGCACTGTACGGACGCCGCGTGCATGAGCGTCTGCCCGACCGGTGCCATCGTGCGCACGGAGTTCGGCTCGGTGTACGTGCAGGAGGACGTGTGCATCGGCTGCGGTTCGTGCGAAAAAGCGTGCCCGTTTGGCGTCATCCACGTGGATGCCAGGAAGCGCGTGGCGCAGAAGTGCACGCTTTGCTACGACCGCCTGCAGCACGGGATGCAGCCGGCGTGCGCCCAGGCCTGCCCGACGGACGCCATCCGGTTCGGCGACGTGGACGAGCTCCGGAAGCACGCCCGCGAACGTGTGGCCCAGCTGCAGGCGCGCGGCGAGGACAAGGCGCGCGTCTACGGCGAGGACATCGCCGGCGGGCTGAACGTCTTCTACATCCTGCTGGACGAGCCCAAGGTGTACGGCCTGCCGGAAGAGGTTTCCGTGCCGAACCGCGAGAACGAGCTTCCCGTCCTCGGCGTCGTCGGCGCCGTTGCGGCAGGTCTCGTCGGCCTCGCCGCCGTCGCGGACGCGCGGTCGGACGCGCCGACGATCAAGGAAGAAGGCGAGTGA
- a CDS encoding Formate dehydrogenase, gamma subunit — MAENRRWILKHRLPSQTMHFVLLLSWFTLAVTGFGVKFGWVSGPTAVSFIQWHVYAGALLTFASLGYVLFSWRSFKTLVREMFTWDRDTWLWWTNLGGYPQKILRLGKPKKYPQTKYNAGQKFFGIVVLLAVPTAIVTGWQMYFFPGALPPVWNKIFFDVHVWSTLFVTLFVLVVHIPLALYLFDDFKAMFRFGAGYVPLEFAEEHSPKWVKQVLAREEAPGTRGTGGKVAGGA; from the coding sequence ATGGCCGAAAACCGGCGGTGGATCCTCAAGCATCGCCTGCCGAGCCAGACGATGCACTTTGTCCTCCTTCTTTCCTGGTTTACGCTTGCGGTGACGGGGTTTGGGGTAAAATTCGGGTGGGTGAGTGGACCTACGGCGGTGTCCTTCATCCAGTGGCACGTGTACGCCGGGGCGCTCCTCACCTTTGCGTCGCTCGGGTACGTCCTCTTTTCCTGGCGCAGCTTCAAAACCCTCGTGCGCGAGATGTTCACCTGGGATCGCGATACGTGGCTGTGGTGGACGAACCTGGGCGGGTATCCGCAGAAAATCCTTCGCCTCGGAAAGCCCAAAAAATACCCGCAGACGAAGTACAACGCCGGCCAAAAGTTCTTCGGGATCGTCGTTCTCTTGGCCGTCCCCACCGCGATCGTCACAGGATGGCAGATGTACTTCTTTCCCGGCGCGTTGCCGCCCGTGTGGAACAAAATCTTCTTCGACGTGCACGTGTGGTCCACCCTCTTCGTGACGCTCTTCGTGCTCGTGGTCCACATCCCCCTCGCCCTCTACCTCTTCGACGACTTCAAGGCGATGTTCCGCTTTGGGGCGGGCTACGTCCCTCTGGAGTTTGCCGAAGAGCACAGCCCGAAGTGGGTGAAGCAAGTGCTCGCCCGGGAAGAAGCCCCGGGTACCCGAGGAACCGGCGGAAAGGTCGCGGGAGGGGCTTAG
- a CDS encoding formate dehydrogenase accessory protein FdhE, translated as MDVQRIVQMWETMPFPEEIKEDEGFARLREAYVDLLDVYAAHPFAASVPRVPAEEVQAQLRSGTPLLRGIEARVDFSHAESLLPSVAAWEGFSEEVRASLQEVLGRTSPEEREALLAAAWAGDGAAIHEMAERLEVQPKAFEAWLFFALYPTRVAVREAWLGKERVPLEAWGHGSCPFCGVLPHLGEFVGDRGERTLRCPSCGAAWEFPRLRCPACGEDDPNRLEALFFDVDRDKVRVDVCERCGHYVKGVPALELTDPYGLLLLDAFTYPLDVAAEEEGYGRPQAEERRES; from the coding sequence GTGGACGTACAGCGCATTGTGCAGATGTGGGAGACGATGCCTTTCCCCGAGGAGATCAAAGAAGACGAAGGATTTGCGAGGCTCCGGGAAGCGTACGTCGACCTCCTCGATGTGTACGCGGCGCACCCGTTTGCCGCTTCGGTTCCCCGGGTGCCCGCAGAAGAGGTTCAGGCGCAGCTTCGTTCGGGGACACCCCTTCTACGGGGGATCGAAGCCCGGGTCGACTTCTCCCACGCGGAAAGCTTGCTCCCCTCCGTTGCCGCCTGGGAGGGCTTTTCCGAGGAAGTGCGTGCTTCCCTCCAAGAGGTTTTGGGGCGAACGTCTCCCGAGGAGCGCGAGGCGCTCCTCGCCGCGGCGTGGGCGGGAGACGGAGCGGCCATCCACGAGATGGCGGAGCGCTTGGAGGTTCAGCCCAAGGCGTTCGAGGCGTGGCTCTTCTTCGCCTTGTACCCGACGCGTGTGGCCGTGCGGGAGGCGTGGTTGGGCAAGGAGCGGGTACCGCTCGAGGCGTGGGGTCACGGAAGCTGTCCCTTTTGCGGCGTCCTCCCGCACCTGGGAGAATTCGTGGGGGACCGTGGAGAGCGGACCCTCCGCTGTCCGAGCTGCGGCGCCGCCTGGGAATTTCCGCGGCTACGGTGCCCTGCGTGCGGCGAGGACGACCCGAACCGCCTCGAAGCCCTCTTCTTCGACGTTGATCGCGACAAGGTACGCGTCGACGTCTGCGAGCGCTGCGGCCACTACGTGAAGGGAGTCCCCGCGCTCGAACTCACCGACCCCTACGGGCTCCTCCTCCTGGATGCCTTTACCTACCCCCTGGACGTCGCCGCCGAAGAAGAAGGTTACGGCAGACCGCAGGCAGAAGAGAGGCGGGAGAGCTAG